The Corythoichthys intestinalis isolate RoL2023-P3 chromosome 1, ASM3026506v1, whole genome shotgun sequence genome has a segment encoding these proteins:
- the LOC130928242 gene encoding NLR family CARD domain-containing protein 3-like: MAQDSRLRELLWNTLMELGEEDFASFRFHTDLPESERENTSREYIAGKLLSKHGDNTLGETVKILEKIWNKDLAQKLHSNMLNIKGAVFSVHDDNQINRLKGKLQEHLKGLYSFASEGTTERWKQQPLADVYTELDVTYGADVIPDERHEVLQMETSATAAKESILPCGIFKRPDGNRRPIRTMLTVGFAGIGKTFLIQKFVSGWASGSSNQDMDFIFPFTFRELNMDKGKRFTLAELIRCYICRNRHMSKETLNNIFADLQMSDKQDYDSSRIKILFILDGLDECNFKIDLKNTGKVDMDVREAYPLEVLLAYLINGNLLPCARVWITTRPAAARDIPSDLIDSRTEVRGFSDSRRLEYFRKRFPNEERVIDHIRKSRNIFIMCHIPIFCWLTARVLQHHLDKGKKGELPTTLTNMYSALIGHLLENSKERNTNKYILDVKALAKLAFDHTMKNCQIFYEKDLVDSGFDYSQAAKHSGIFTEVFKEVPPLKRNKQKMFQFVHLTIQEYLAALYVMMSLFHDKKNVLDDSGWLLKKVAELFKQTTITEVHQSALQKASESEGKLDMFLRFLFGLSLPCNQELVEELLKAPQACGQSKSKTVELIMERIKQNTPEKNVNLFYCLNELKDDSLLKQIQQELASRRLSWGQMSNDMWSALAFFLLTDDETMKSFNLASYSRSRLGLKKLLLVVKASQTSDLSKCWLDKGSCHLLASVLSSPSNLRHLDLSSNYDVSDEEVEILSKGLASPHCNLEVLTLSRCSITKKGCISLAEALKVTPSHLLELDLRWNNLSDEGVEILSKGLASPNCILKVLNLSGCKITKRGCVSLAEALKLTSSHLQELDLTGNNLLDEGIEILSKGLASPHCILKVLK; the protein is encoded by the exons ATGGCTCAGGACAGCAGACTTAGGGAGCTGCTGTGGAACACGCTGATGGAGCTGGGGGAGGAGGACTTCGCGTCCTTCAGGTTCCACACGGACCTGCCTGAAAGCGAGCGTGAAAACACCAGCCGTGAGTACATTGCTGGAAAGCTCTTGAGTAAGCACGGTGACAACACTCTGGGTGAAACCGTCAAgattctggagaagatctggaaCAAAGATTTGGCCCAGAAGCTGCACAGCAACATGCTGAACATAAAAG GTGCCGTCTTCTCCGTCCATGATGATAATCAGATTAACCGATTGAAGGGGAAGCTTCAAGAACACTTGAAGGGTTTATACAGCTTTGCATCTGAGGGCACCACCGAGCGCTGGAAGCAGCAGCCTCTGGCGGACGTCTACACGGAGCTGGACGTCACCTACGGGGCCGACGTCATCCCCGACGAGCGGCACGAGGTCCTTCAGATGGAGACCAGTGCCACTGCGGCAAAGGAGTCTATCCTGCCATGCGGCATCTTCAAAAGACCTGACGGGAACCGGCGACCGATACGCACGATGCTCACCGTCGGCTTTGCGGGAATAGGAAAAACCTTCCTGATTCAAAAGTTTGTGTCGGGCTGGGCCAGCGGTAGTAGCAACCAGGACATGGACTTCATATTTCCTTTCACCTTCCGCGAGTTAAACATGGACAAAGGGAAAAGGTTTACGCTGGCCGAGTTAATACGATGTTATATCTGCAGAAACAGGCACATGAGCAAGGAGACACTGAACAATATATTTGCCGACCTGCAGATGTCTGACAAGCAGGACTACGACAGCAGCAGGATCAAGATCTTGTTTATCCTCGACGGACTGGACGAGTGCAACTTCAAAATCGACTTGAAGAATACGGGGAAAGTGGACATGGACGTGAGGGAAGCCTACCCGCTGGAGGTACTGCTGGCGTATCTCATCAATGGGAACCTGCTTCCGTGCGCCAGGGTTTGGATCACCACGCGGCCCGCGGCGGCCCGCGATATCCCCTCCGACCTCATCGACAGCAGAACAGAGGTGAGAGGATTCAGCGATTCCCGGAGGCTGGAATACTTCAGGAAAAGGTTCCCAAATGAGGAGCGCGTCATTGATCACATTCGGAAATCTCGAAATATCTTCATCATGTGCCACATTCCAATCTTCTGCTGGCTCACCGCCAGAGTTCTTCAGCATCATTTGGACAAAGGGAAGAAGGGAGAGCTTCCCACAACGCTGACTAACATGTACTCAGCGTTAATAGGTCACCTACTGGAAAACTCCAAGGAGAGAAATACAAATAAGTACATCCTTGACGTGAAAGCACTCGCAAAGCTGGCCTTTGACCACACCATGAAGAACTGTCAGATCTTCTACGAGAAAGACCTGGTGGACAGCGGTTTTGATTACAGCCAAGCTGCAAAACACTCCGGAATATTCACTGAGGTCTTTAAGGAGGTCCCTCCGCTCAAGAGAAACAAACAGAAGATGTTTCAGTTCGTTCATCTAACCATCCAGGAGTATCTGGCCGCACTGTACGTCATGATGAGCCTCTTCCATGACAAAAAGAACGTACTGGATGATTCAGGttggttactgaaaaaagtggcTGAGCTTTTTAAGCAGACCACAATCACTGAGGTCCACCAGTCAGCTCTGCAGAAAGCTTCAGAGAGTGAAGGAAAATTGGACATGTTCCTTCGCTTCCTCTTTGGCCTTTCCTTGCCATGCAACCAGGAACTAGTGGAGGAACTGCTGAAGGCTCCTCAGGCCTGCGGTCAAAGCAAGTCAAAGACAGTCGAGTTGATCATGGAAAGGATCAAACAGAACACTCCAGAAAAGAATGTCAACTTGTTCTACTGCCTAAATGAGCTGAAGGACGACTCCTTGCTGAAGCAGATCCAGCAGGAATTAGCTTCAAGACGTCTGTCCTGGGGTCAAATGTCAAATGACATGTGGTCGGCCCTGGCCTTTTTCTTACTGACAGACGATGAAACCATGAAGTCCTTTAATCTTGCCAGCTACTCCCGATCGCGTTTGGGGCTCAAAAAGCTGCTGTTGGTGGTCAAGGCTTCTCAAACATCAGA TCTAAGTAAATGTTGGCTTGACAAAGGCAGCTGTCACCTGCTGGCTTCCGTTCTCAGTTCTCCATCCAATCTGAGGCATCTGGACCTGAGCTCCAACTACGACGTGTCGGACGAGGAAGTCGAGATCCTCTcaaaaggactggccagcccacactGCAACTTAGAAGTCCTCAC GCTGTCAAGGTGCAGCATCACAAAGAAAGGATGTATTTCATTGGCTGAGGCTCTCAAGGTAACCCCCTCCCATCTTCTAGAGCTAGACCTGAGGTGGAACAATCTGTCCGATGAAGGGGTTgagatcctctcgaaaggactggccagcccaaacTGCATCTTAAAAGTCCTCAA TCTCTCAGGTTGCAAGATCACAAAACGAGGATGTGTTTCATTGGCTGAGGCACTGAAGCTAACCTCCTCCCACCTTCAAGAGCTGGACCTGACCGGGAACAATCTTTTGGATGAAGGGATTgagatcctctcgaaaggactggccagcccacactGCATCTTAAAAGTCCTCAAGTAA
- the LOC130928251 gene encoding ribonuclease inhibitor-like codes for MDPVDYSKESLLPLAATLSRKRKTRCYFLQNRHHFNQFSILDFCYRLFRCRITSKGCVSLAEALKLNPSHLQELDLTRNDLSDEGVEILSKGLASPHCILKILKLHNCGITHKGCVSLAETLKLNPSHLQELDLSENHVSNDGVEILSKGLASPNCILKVLK; via the exons ATGGATCCCGTTGACTATTCAAAGGAATCACTGCTGCCATTAGCAGCAACTCTC TCAAGGAAAAGGAAGACACGATGTTACTTCCTGCAGAACCGTCATCACTTTAACCAATTTTCCATTCTGGACTTTTGTTACAGGCTGTTCCGCTGCAGAATCACCAGTAAAGGATGTGTTTCATTGGCTGAGGCACTCAAGTTAAacccctcccatcttcaagagctggACCTGACCAGGAACGATCTGTCAGATGAAGGGGTTgagatcctctcgaaaggactggccagcccacactGCATCTTAAAAATCCTCAA GCTGCACAACTGTGGGATCACCCATAAAGGATGTGTTTCATTGGCTGAGACACTCAAGTTAAacccctcccatcttcaagagctggACCTGAGTGAGAACCATGTGTCAAAtgatggggttgagatcctctcgaaaggactggccagcccaaactgcatcttaaaagtcctcaagtaa